From the Desulfovibrio sp. JY genome, one window contains:
- a CDS encoding calcium-binding protein produces the protein MNSISYAYNVHQWTAPERIYEFPMEQLDTSTATAAAGDAVSLGQSGQSQTERAQSLLEQTLLSRGCTMHNLLKGLVRSADMVSGADLLEYLNKGTVSPALAAARGIAPTQTQDALTTGSGMRVVVTTNYHNAAVTGASVSVVRANGQSVAFAADGNVRLNEREDGSLAVAFASTGEIRIYAADGSVTVEQGAPGELSGTDGNDVFLQLTAASTIDAGAGDDAIVVLAGGGATNAGAGNDTILVGKGVAGATCLNAGNGNDTLRGDVLNACISVDMGDGDDTVEVGNVKGNIDLGNGDNTVKADYLAGRVTAEDGNNTLNICSLAGKVTVGGGSNEFNTCSLEGYVSAGCGTNTLTTCSLSGQIIMGNCDNTLNASYLSGQVTAGGGDNTITACSGSGNIMLGKGNNTITADSWRDGGITAGDGNNAVLINSFQGMLAAGGGDNTVNIGRMFGHSKTSIFLGQGDNTVTVNMIGGKVEMGDGNNTLRWNSSAPGVSIHLGDGNNTAIGCSMDIIGDLTLGDGNNTLELAEYFGWFTLSPSISVGNGQNTIFFGRDETPVKQGTGQTTYLNRSMTTAEIEARNAANDNFMHEWSARYFG, from the coding sequence ATGAACAGTATTTCATATGCGTATAATGTTCATCAGTGGACTGCGCCAGAGCGAATATATGAATTTCCCATGGAGCAATTGGATACGTCCACTGCGACTGCTGCTGCGGGCGATGCCGTCTCCCTTGGCCAATCCGGCCAGAGCCAGACCGAGCGTGCGCAATCCCTGTTGGAGCAAACGTTGCTATCCCGCGGTTGCACCATGCATAATTTGCTCAAGGGCCTGGTGCGCTCCGCAGATATGGTGAGCGGCGCGGATCTACTTGAATACCTCAATAAGGGCACGGTATCTCCCGCCTTGGCCGCCGCGCGAGGGATAGCGCCGACGCAGACGCAAGACGCGCTGACCACCGGCAGCGGCATGCGTGTTGTTGTGACAACAAATTATCACAATGCTGCCGTGACGGGAGCTTCCGTTTCCGTTGTCCGCGCCAACGGGCAAAGCGTCGCCTTTGCAGCGGACGGCAACGTGCGCCTTAACGAGCGGGAAGACGGATCTCTGGCCGTGGCCTTTGCGTCCACGGGTGAAATCCGCATTTACGCTGCGGACGGTTCCGTGACCGTGGAACAGGGAGCGCCCGGCGAACTGTCCGGCACGGACGGAAACGACGTATTTTTGCAACTTACGGCGGCCAGCACCATTGACGCGGGTGCGGGCGACGACGCCATTGTCGTGTTGGCCGGGGGCGGAGCAACCAACGCCGGCGCGGGCAATGATACTATTCTGGTCGGCAAGGGGGTTGCAGGCGCGACCTGCCTCAATGCCGGCAATGGAAATGACACCCTCCGCGGCGACGTCCTGAATGCCTGTATTTCCGTCGATATGGGCGATGGCGACGACACCGTGGAGGTGGGCAATGTGAAGGGGAACATAGATTTGGGGAACGGCGACAATACCGTGAAAGCCGATTATCTTGCCGGACGGGTTACTGCGGAGGATGGCAATAATACATTGAATATATGTTCCCTTGCTGGCAAAGTTACTGTTGGTGGTGGAAGCAATGAATTTAATACCTGCTCTCTTGAAGGCTATGTTTCTGCGGGATGCGGCACTAATACATTGACTACTTGTTCTTTGTCAGGCCAGATTATTATGGGGAATTGCGATAACACCCTGAATGCCAGTTATCTTTCAGGTCAGGTTACTGCGGGGGGCGGCGACAATACCATCACTGCGTGTTCGGGGAGCGGGAACATCATGCTGGGCAAAGGGAACAACACGATTACGGCTGATTCATGGCGTGACGGCGGCATAACGGCAGGCGACGGAAACAATGCTGTCCTTATCAACTCCTTTCAAGGAATGCTTGCCGCAGGTGGTGGAGACAATACCGTTAACATAGGGCGTATGTTCGGCCATAGCAAAACATCCATTTTTCTGGGGCAAGGCGATAATACGGTCACAGTAAATATGATAGGTGGTAAGGTGGAAATGGGCGATGGCAATAACACTCTGCGCTGGAATTCGTCAGCTCCTGGCGTATCAATCCATCTTGGCGATGGAAACAACACTGCCATAGGGTGCAGCATGGATATAATTGGCGACCTTACCTTGGGTGACGGCAACAATACTCTTGAATTGGCAGAGTATTTTGGCTGGTTTACCTTGTCGCCAAGCATCAGCGTGGGGAATGGCCAAAATACCATCTTTTTTGGGAGAGACGAAACCCCTGTGAAGCAGGGCACCGGGCAGACCACCTATCTCAATCGGTCCATGACCACAGCGGAGATTGAAGCACGCAATGCCGCTAACGATAATTTCATGCACGAGTGGAGTGCCCGTTATTTTGGTTGA